The Oryzihumus leptocrescens DNA window GCGCCATCCTCGACCTGTGCCTCGAGCACGGCGGGTCGATCACCGGTGAGCACGGGGTCGGCGCCGACAAGGCCCGCTACATGCCGCGGATGTTCGACGCGGACGACCTCGACACGATGCAGCTGGTCCGCTGCGCGTTCGACCCGCAGTCGATCTCCAACCCGGGCAAGGTCTTCCCCACGCCCCGGCTGTGCGGCGAACGACCGGGCCGGCATCAGGGCACACACCCCCTGGCCGAGGCCGGGGTGGCGGAGGTCTTCTGATGGGCGACGTCGTCCTGCAGGAGCTGCGCCTCGCCACGGACGACCACGCCGCCGCGGCCGGTCCGGCCGACACCGTCGACGGTATGCCGGCCCGCTGGGTCGCCAGCCCCGGCAGCACCGCGGAGACGAGCGCCGTGATGCGGGTTGCCGCCGTCCACGACCTCGCGGTCGTGGTGCGCGGCGCCGGCAACAGGCTGACCTGGGGCGCTCCGCCCGAGCGCTGCGACCTCCTCGTTGACAGCACGCGGATGGACGCCGTGGTCGAGCACGCCTCGGGTGACCTCGTCGTCGTGGTGCAGGCCGGCTGCCGACTCGACGTGCTGCAGCAGCGGCTGGCGGGAGCCGGCCAGTGGCTCGCGGTCGACCCGCCGCGGCCGGGCACCGTCGGCGGCACCGTCGCGGCGGCGCTGAGCGGCCCGACCCGGTTGGCGCACGGCGCGGTCCGCGACCTCGTGATCGGAATGACGATGGTCCGCGCCGACGGAGTCGTCGCGCACTCCGGCGGCAAGGTCGTCAAGAACGTCGCCGGCTACGACGTCGGCAAGCTGCTCACTGGCTCGTACGGCACCCTGGGCGTCATCACCGAGGTCGCGTTCCGGCTGCACCCGCTGCCGAAGGCGCGCTCCTGGGTGAGCCTGCCCCGGCACTCGGCGGCGGCCGTCCACGAGGCGCTCCAACGGGTGGTCCACTCCCAGCTGGTGCCCGGCGCCGTGGAGCTCGACCGCGCGGCGGACGGCTCCGCGACCCTGACCGTCCAGCTCGAGGGCGTCGCGCCAGGTGTCCTGGCCCGGACCGCCGCCGCCCTGGAGCTGCTGGGGCCCTCGGCCACCGCCGGCAGCCGGCCACCCGGGTGGTGGGGCATCCAGCCGGCCGGCACGGGTGAGGTGCTGCTCAAGGTCACCCACGAGCTCGCCGGCCTGCCGCACCTGCTCACCGCCCTGGACGCCGCGGCGGCTCGGCACCGCCTCGCGGCCCACGTCCGCGGCAGCGTCGCCGTCGGCTCCGTGCTGGTCGGCCTGCGCGCTGCCGAGGGCGGCAACCGCGTCGGGCCGGCCGCGTTGGGACCCGATGAGGTCGCCGGCCTCGTGGCCGACCTGCGGCAGCGCGCCGCGTCGTTCGGCGGGAGCGTGGTGGTGCTGGACGGCCCACGCGTGGTCAAGGAGTCGCTCGACGTCTGGGGCCCGGTCGGCGCGATCGACCTGATGCGCAGCGTCAAGCACCGCTTCGACCCCGCACGGCTGCTGGCGCCGGGCCGCTTCGTGGGAGGGATCTGAGATGACCCGGCAGCCCGACCGTCCCGGCCAGGTCTCGTCCACCGCCGGCACGCCCGGCACCGACGGGCCGCTGAGGGTCGACCCGCTGCAGCCCGGCGGGCCGGCGTTCGACGACCACAACCCGCCCTCCGCAGAGCTCGTCGCCGACTGCGTCCACTGCGGCTTCTGCCTGCCGTCCTGCCCCACCTACGTGTTGTGGGGCGAGGAGATGGACTCGCCCCGCGGCCGCATCTACCTCATGGGCGAGGGTCTCCAGGGAGAGCCGCTGACCCCCTCGATGGTCGGCCACTTCGACGCCTGCCTGGGCTGCATGGCCTGCGTGACGGCCTGCCCGTCCGGGGTGCAGTACGACAAGCTCATTGAGGCCACCCGCGCCCAGGTGGAGCGCCGGTTCGAGCGGCCCGCCCGCGACCGCGCCCTGCGCCGGGCGATCTTCGCCGTCTTCCCCCGTCCCCGCCGACTGCACCTGCTGCGCGGACCGCTGCGGCTCTACCAGGCCAGCGGACTCAGCCGGTGGCTGCGCAGGACCGGTGTGCTGCAACGCCTCTCGCCGACCCTGGCGGCCATGGAGTCCCTGGCCCCGCCTTTGGGGCCAGCCGAGCGGGTCCCGGCGCACACACCCGCCCTGGGCCGGCGGCGCGGCACCGTCGGCCTGCTCCTCGGCTGCGTGCAGCGCGAGCTCTTCCCCGGCGTCAACGCCGCGACCGCCCGCGTCCTCGCCGCCGAGGGATTCGAGGTGGTCGCGCCCGCGAGCCAGGGCTGCTGCGGCGCGCTGTCGGCCCACGCCGGCAGGGAGGCGGAGGCGCAGCGCTTCGCCCGTTCCCTCATCGACAGCTTCGAGCGGAGCGGCGTCGAGCACGTGGTCGTCAACGCCGCCCGCTGCGGCTCGACGATGAAGGAGTATGCCGACCTGCTGGCGGACGACCGGCGCTACGCCGGGCGGGCCCGAGCCTTCGTGGCCCGGGTCCGCGACGTCTCGGAGATCCTCGCCGAGGCGGGGACCGTGGCACCGCGTCACCCGCTGCCCGTGGCGGTCGCCTACCACGACGCCTGCCACCTCGCGCACGCCCAGGGGGTCCGGGCGCAGCCGCGCGAGCTGCTGCGCGCGATACCGGGGCTGGAGCTGCGCGAGGTGCCCGAGGGCGAGCTGTGCTGTGGGTCGGCGGGCATCTGGAACCTGCTCAACCCGGTGCCGGCGCGCGAGCTCGGCGACCGCAAGGCCGCCAACGTCCGGGGCACCGGCGCCGAGCTGCTCGTGACCGCCAACCCCGGCTGCCTCATGCAGGTGGCCTCCGCGTTCGAGCGCAGGGGCCACCGCATGGCCCTCGCCCACACGGTCGAGGTGCTCGACGCCTCGATCCGCGGCCTCGGCGTCGACCACCTCGGCGTCACCACCTCGACCGGACGCACGAAACGGCCCGAATCCCCCTCCTCCGAGGGCTGATTCGGGCCGTTTCGTGCGTCCGGTGGGCTCAGAGACGTCAGAAGGAGCCGTTGTAGACGTCGAGGCCGAACCGGTTGAGCCCGGACGCGCCGGCGTAGCCGAGGTAGGGCACCCCGAACAGGTCCTCCAGGCTCGCCAGCAGGGAGTAGTGGTTGTACGACGTGCTGCTCACCGTGCCCGCCTTGACGAACGGGGAGAGCACCAGCGCGCCGACCTTGCCGCCGCCCATGCCGGTGATGCCCGGCAGTGCGGCGTTCGGGCCGGGGCCCTCGCCGCAGCAGGCCGTCGCGTCGGACTGCGGCCCGTCGGACTCGTCGAAGGTGATCACGAGCATCCCGTCGGCCTGGAACGCCGGCGAGGACGTGATCCGCGGGACCCACGTCTTGAGCCACTCGTCGGCCGAGGCCAGCCCGCCGGGCCGCCCGTCGACGCAGGGCGCGTCGTGGCCGTCGTCGCACAGGTTCGGCGTGATGTAGCTCAGGTTCGGGGTCGTCGAGGCCGAGCCGAGGTCGGACGTCAGCGCGGACAGGTCGACCACGTGGTCCGCGCACGACGGGGAGTCGATGACCGAGTGGAAATACATGAACGGGTTGTGCCGCGTGGCGTACTGGTCGCCGACCTTGGCCTTCTGCGTGTCGTCGACGGCGCCCACCTGCGGGTGCCGGCACGGCGTGCCCATGTCCTCCATGTAGCCGCGCCAGGTCAACCCCTTGCCGGTGAGCTGGTCGGTCAGGTTCGGCACCGAGGTCGGGAAGACGCACCCCGAGCCGACCGCCTGCCCCGGCGCCACGGTCCCGGACCCGGAGAAGTTCGAGTAGGTCTGGCAGTCGGCCTGCATCTGGCTGTTCGGGCCCTGGCCGCTGACCTGCGCCACGTAGTTGGGCTGGCTGTTGTGCGCCGTCCCGTAGTAGCTCGAGAGCAGCACGCCCTGCGAGCGCAGCGTCTGCGACAGGTACGGCGCCGCGGACCCCGGACCCCACGTCTCGTCATACCCCTTGTTCTCGAGGTTGATGACGAACACGTGCTTGACCGGCGGCAGGTATGCCGTGCCGGCCGCGGGCTTCGGGGCGGCGGCCGAGGCGGTGGTCGCCACGGCGACGAGCGTGGTGAGGGCGGTCGCGGCGGCGGCCAGGGCGGCCGTGCGGCGTCGGGGGCGGATCATGCGGGCAGGCTCCATCCGTGCTTGGTGGCGAGGTCCTTGAGGGCGTGCCAGTCCTCGTAGTCGGCGAATCCTCCCGGAGGGCAAGGGGTCCCGGCGAAGGCAGGCACGTCGTAGCGGGGTGCGGCGAGGTTGGTGGTGGAGAAGTCCAGGACCTCGGCGAGGTTGTTGGCCGCGGCATCCCGCGGGGTGAGCGGGGCCAGGCCCCAGCGCCACTCGATCATCTTGAGCACCGAGGTGTGGTCGTAGACGCCGTGCGCCACGTGGGAGCGCCGGGCCCTGGGCGAGACGACGAGGCACGGCACGCGGAAGCCGCGCAGGCTGCCGTACTCGGGGTGGGCGTCCGGCGCCGTCGTCGGCGCCACGTGGTCGTAGAAGCCGCCCCACTCGTCGTAGTTGATGACCAGCGCGGTCCGCCCCCAGTTCGGCGAGGTCGTGACGGCCTCGTAG harbors:
- a CDS encoding FAD-binding oxidoreductase codes for the protein MGDVVLQELRLATDDHAAAAGPADTVDGMPARWVASPGSTAETSAVMRVAAVHDLAVVVRGAGNRLTWGAPPERCDLLVDSTRMDAVVEHASGDLVVVVQAGCRLDVLQQRLAGAGQWLAVDPPRPGTVGGTVAAALSGPTRLAHGAVRDLVIGMTMVRADGVVAHSGGKVVKNVAGYDVGKLLTGSYGTLGVITEVAFRLHPLPKARSWVSLPRHSAAAVHEALQRVVHSQLVPGAVELDRAADGSATLTVQLEGVAPGVLARTAAALELLGPSATAGSRPPGWWGIQPAGTGEVLLKVTHELAGLPHLLTALDAAAARHRLAAHVRGSVAVGSVLVGLRAAEGGNRVGPAALGPDEVAGLVADLRQRAASFGGSVVVLDGPRVVKESLDVWGPVGAIDLMRSVKHRFDPARLLAPGRFVGGI
- a CDS encoding (Fe-S)-binding protein, which codes for MTRQPDRPGQVSSTAGTPGTDGPLRVDPLQPGGPAFDDHNPPSAELVADCVHCGFCLPSCPTYVLWGEEMDSPRGRIYLMGEGLQGEPLTPSMVGHFDACLGCMACVTACPSGVQYDKLIEATRAQVERRFERPARDRALRRAIFAVFPRPRRLHLLRGPLRLYQASGLSRWLRRTGVLQRLSPTLAAMESLAPPLGPAERVPAHTPALGRRRGTVGLLLGCVQRELFPGVNAATARVLAAEGFEVVAPASQGCCGALSAHAGREAEAQRFARSLIDSFERSGVEHVVVNAARCGSTMKEYADLLADDRRYAGRARAFVARVRDVSEILAEAGTVAPRHPLPVAVAYHDACHLAHAQGVRAQPRELLRAIPGLELREVPEGELCCGSAGIWNLLNPVPARELGDRKAANVRGTGAELLVTANPGCLMQVASAFERRGHRMALAHTVEVLDASIRGLGVDHLGVTTSTGRTKRPESPSSEG
- a CDS encoding alkaline phosphatase family protein, producing the protein MIRPRRRTAALAAAATALTTLVAVATTASAAAPKPAAGTAYLPPVKHVFVINLENKGYDETWGPGSAAPYLSQTLRSQGVLLSSYYGTAHNSQPNYVAQVSGQGPNSQMQADCQTYSNFSGSGTVAPGQAVGSGCVFPTSVPNLTDQLTGKGLTWRGYMEDMGTPCRHPQVGAVDDTQKAKVGDQYATRHNPFMYFHSVIDSPSCADHVVDLSALTSDLGSASTTPNLSYITPNLCDDGHDAPCVDGRPGGLASADEWLKTWVPRITSSPAFQADGMLVITFDESDGPQSDATACCGEGPGPNAALPGITGMGGGKVGALVLSPFVKAGTVSSTSYNHYSLLASLEDLFGVPYLGYAGASGLNRFGLDVYNGSF